In Levilactobacillus brevis, a single genomic region encodes these proteins:
- a CDS encoding bifunctional glycosyltransferase family 2 protein/CDP-glycerol:glycerophosphate glycerophosphotransferase — translation MKYSLITPCQNEELPQLLELRHNLLAQRYQDLEWVIARNAPLDLTSADWQLPFTVRQVPFTGSTAGAARNAAVAAAHGDWLVFVDSDDYLTADALANMAAITPFPADTLGDLYQYPTYEPHTSFVASATQTVVQDDLPKWGGAKRRRPKNRAVNLSTAILGQLSPELTVTPAVDSWLQHKYISLSGDARWDQFNRQLKITGKVINRQLVQSNQLKFDETNALYPDYTFLTQVMARTSRYLRLADPTYIRVKHNDPVNQPSLHQLAVADRWQQRIAAWQTSLTAITTPDLHLAFSRYCLHRLHRFLYMALATGATAEDASVHDVPSLMDQLHVFLQQVDETALGEISLLSRRILKHIRQHPTRPQRAINRIVHLRQLGRVIKHHGRGITRLSYLWWFTKLPIKPKTILYESFLGRNFSDSPKAVYNYLQATYPGQFKHVWISNPGVTGMPTNQPDTKVVKRFGWRYMYYLATSKFQVINMRQPKWFVKRPGTKFLATWHGTPLKHLVFDMDNVASANPLYKQIFFQQSRQWDYLVTANQFSVDVFEHAFMYPVAKMLKSGYPRNDILSAPNRDARARQIKEKLGIPQDKKIILYAPTWRDDDYYGVGDYKFTLKLDINRLKRELGDEYVLVLRTHYFITEHLDTTGFGDFVYNESSYDDIAELYLISDVLITDYSSVFFDYAILKRPILYFVYDYEKYGSVLRGFYLDMEKDLPGPLLKTNDDVLAALHHLPQVTQDYVAAYDRFSQRFNAWEDGHATQRVVDAFFDQDDLK, via the coding sequence ATGAAATACAGTTTAATTACGCCTTGTCAAAATGAAGAATTGCCGCAACTATTAGAGCTGCGACACAACCTATTAGCACAACGCTATCAGGACCTCGAATGGGTGATTGCCCGTAACGCACCGCTCGACCTCACCAGTGCCGACTGGCAGCTCCCCTTTACCGTGCGTCAAGTTCCTTTTACCGGAAGTACCGCGGGTGCCGCACGCAACGCCGCCGTGGCTGCGGCGCACGGAGACTGGTTGGTCTTCGTCGACAGCGACGACTACCTGACCGCCGACGCGTTGGCCAATATGGCCGCGATTACGCCGTTTCCCGCCGACACTCTGGGAGACCTCTACCAGTATCCGACCTACGAACCCCACACCTCGTTTGTGGCGAGTGCAACCCAGACCGTGGTCCAAGACGATCTGCCAAAATGGGGCGGTGCCAAGCGACGGCGACCCAAGAACCGTGCAGTCAATCTCAGCACGGCAATTCTCGGTCAATTATCGCCGGAACTAACCGTAACGCCGGCCGTTGATAGCTGGCTCCAACACAAGTACATTAGCCTATCGGGCGATGCGCGCTGGGACCAATTCAACCGCCAACTCAAGATCACGGGAAAGGTCATTAACCGCCAGTTGGTCCAAAGTAACCAGCTGAAATTTGACGAAACCAACGCACTGTATCCTGACTACACGTTCTTAACGCAGGTCATGGCGCGGACCAGCCGCTACCTACGTCTGGCCGACCCGACCTACATCCGGGTCAAACACAACGATCCCGTGAACCAGCCGTCGTTACATCAACTGGCTGTGGCCGATCGCTGGCAACAACGGATCGCCGCTTGGCAGACTAGTCTCACCGCCATCACGACGCCCGACCTACATCTGGCGTTCAGCCGTTACTGTCTCCATCGACTCCACCGGTTTCTTTACATGGCCTTAGCCACCGGTGCGACCGCCGAGGATGCCTCGGTGCACGATGTTCCCAGCTTAATGGACCAGCTCCACGTCTTCTTACAGCAGGTCGACGAGACGGCTCTCGGTGAAATTTCACTGCTTAGTCGGCGAATTCTCAAGCACATCCGGCAACATCCCACTCGTCCCCAACGCGCGATCAACCGAATTGTTCACTTACGACAGCTGGGCCGGGTCATCAAGCACCACGGTCGTGGCATTACCCGTCTCTCGTATCTGTGGTGGTTCACCAAGTTGCCGATTAAGCCTAAGACGATTCTCTACGAATCCTTCCTTGGCCGGAACTTTTCAGACAGTCCCAAGGCCGTCTACAACTACCTGCAGGCGACCTATCCTGGACAATTTAAACACGTCTGGATCTCCAATCCCGGCGTGACGGGAATGCCGACCAACCAGCCGGATACCAAAGTGGTAAAACGGTTTGGCTGGCGGTACATGTACTACCTCGCCACCTCGAAATTTCAAGTGATTAACATGCGGCAACCCAAGTGGTTCGTGAAGCGGCCGGGGACCAAGTTTCTCGCGACCTGGCACGGAACCCCCCTCAAGCACCTGGTCTTCGACATGGACAACGTCGCCAGTGCCAATCCGCTGTACAAGCAGATCTTCTTCCAACAATCCCGGCAATGGGACTACTTGGTCACGGCCAACCAGTTCTCCGTCGACGTGTTTGAACACGCCTTCATGTACCCAGTCGCGAAGATGTTGAAGTCCGGCTATCCGCGTAACGACATCCTCAGCGCGCCGAACCGTGATGCTCGTGCCCGCCAGATTAAGGAGAAACTGGGCATTCCCCAAGATAAGAAGATTATCCTCTACGCCCCCACTTGGCGAGACGATGACTACTACGGCGTGGGCGATTACAAGTTCACGTTGAAGCTGGACATTAACCGGTTGAAACGCGAACTGGGCGACGAGTACGTGCTGGTCTTACGGACCCACTACTTTATCACCGAACATCTGGACACTACCGGCTTCGGCGATTTCGTTTATAACGAATCCAGCTACGACGACATCGCCGAGCTATACCTGATCTCGGACGTCCTGATTACCGACTACTCCAGCGTTTTCTTCGACTACGCCATCCTCAAGCGGCCGATTCTATACTTCGTTTACGATTACGAGAAATACGGCAGCGTGCTGCGAGGCTTCTATCTCGATATGGAAAAGGACTTGCCGGGCCCCTTACTGAAAACCAATGACGATGTCTTGGCCGCGCTACATCACCTGCCGCAGGTCACGCAGGATTACGTGGCGGCCTACGACCGTTTCAGTCAGCGCTTCAACGCCTGGGAAGACGGCCACGCCACGCAACGGGTGGTCGACGCCTTCTTCGATCAGGATGACCTGAAGTAA
- a CDS encoding sulfite exporter TauE/SafE family protein produces the protein MTWLILLITGFIVGLLVISTGGGGAAIYLGLLTTVFHLAPGSAAATSLFTAFPSLLVGAYGHYRTGQIQFKVGNQMLIPAIPATIVGALISPYIPIRIYTWLVAIILFLLGTQILVKRFSHRQAKPARHQGLQAACYGIISGLMVGVAGLSGGGPIIAGLLVLGLDMIPAAATSAYVLVGTTLIGLIFHMSANSVNWNIGISLMVGAMLGAFYAPRLLMHADPQKLNAYLKPFMGLLIMVMAVKMVL, from the coding sequence ATGACATGGTTAATTTTACTAATTACGGGGTTTATCGTTGGGCTACTGGTCATTTCGACCGGGGGTGGCGGAGCCGCCATCTATCTGGGACTGCTGACCACCGTCTTCCACCTCGCCCCGGGATCGGCCGCCGCCACGTCACTATTCACGGCATTTCCCTCACTACTGGTCGGGGCTTATGGCCACTACCGAACCGGCCAGATTCAATTTAAGGTCGGCAATCAAATGCTGATTCCGGCCATCCCCGCAACCATCGTCGGCGCACTGATTTCGCCGTATATTCCCATCAGGATCTACACCTGGTTGGTGGCTATTATTTTATTTTTACTGGGCACTCAAATCCTGGTTAAACGATTTAGCCACCGTCAAGCCAAGCCAGCTCGGCACCAAGGACTCCAGGCGGCCTGCTACGGCATCATCAGCGGCCTAATGGTCGGCGTTGCCGGATTGTCCGGCGGAGGGCCGATCATCGCGGGACTTCTGGTCCTGGGGCTGGACATGATTCCGGCCGCGGCGACCTCCGCCTACGTGCTGGTTGGCACCACGCTGATCGGGCTAATCTTCCACATGTCAGCCAACAGCGTCAACTGGAACATCGGTATCAGCCTGATGGTTGGCGCCATGCTGGGGGCTTTCTATGCGCCCCGCCTGCTGATGCATGCCGACCCGCAGAAGCTCAACGCCTACCTCAAGCCTTTCATGGGGCTCCTCATCATGGTGATGGCGGTAAAAATGGTCCTCTAA
- a CDS encoding choice-of-anchor A family protein: MVAENESLTDDSSSVNNNKTKKLGKQSIKTKKLAKSYRHTPSSAAALLANQAAKKLTSEQLKSKVNALIEKAQAKLPATTTALEPLAEAEIQSGGTVYDDFPDLDNLLGVSSVFHIFAREAELNAHTNGNVAVQNLIGNVNFGTNVIEELLDKDISYIQNITNIAGSSFVSKGDTRENKVVFGDGITIDISNPNRPMVNGVYIDHLLASEVYQDQNGQTYIDFDAEFAKLKALNESLAGKPSEATYSNSDFADQNSRVIDISDMTPNANNQIVLNLSPDVLNGNTPLTIKGLSPDAEGTTVIINVDTGGQADYDVNSQIKLIYSDGSERDNQETEHFGDNHLLWNFYDSTASDKQYGGTINVNAPFQGSMLAPSATIVANQNIDGNLIADKVIVKAETHRWDLQGNGDEDIEEEEFEKPIHPGIDVEMPNIEEPDTEEPDTENPGTEEPGTEEPDGELPDEGGDEDLTYEHEHPDYAEDEETADLWDDLIDAESESPAAAHADEQALLNRVDQAITNAKAQGNTALVAKLEAIRSRILGDLGGLPQTGEAQNNWAPAVGAALLASLLGTLGAVKIKKRRN, translated from the coding sequence ATTGTTGCCGAAAATGAATCGCTCACGGATGATTCGTCTTCTGTCAATAACAACAAGACGAAGAAGCTGGGTAAACAGTCAATTAAGACCAAGAAGCTTGCCAAAAGCTACCGACACACACCGTCTAGCGCAGCGGCTTTGCTCGCCAACCAAGCTGCCAAGAAATTGACTAGTGAACAACTCAAGTCTAAGGTCAATGCCTTGATTGAAAAGGCCCAAGCCAAGCTACCAGCGACCACCACGGCGCTGGAGCCACTGGCCGAAGCTGAAATCCAATCTGGCGGGACCGTTTACGATGACTTTCCAGATCTGGACAACCTACTGGGCGTCTCCTCTGTCTTCCACATCTTCGCGCGGGAAGCTGAGTTGAATGCGCATACCAACGGAAACGTTGCCGTTCAGAACCTGATTGGAAACGTGAACTTTGGGACCAATGTGATTGAGGAACTACTGGACAAGGATATTTCTTACATACAAAATATCACCAACATTGCGGGAAGTTCCTTCGTGTCTAAGGGTGATACGCGTGAAAACAAGGTCGTCTTCGGCGATGGCATTACCATCGACATCAGCAATCCAAACCGGCCAATGGTCAATGGCGTTTACATCGACCATTTGCTGGCTTCCGAAGTCTATCAAGACCAGAATGGCCAGACGTACATCGACTTTGACGCTGAATTTGCCAAATTAAAGGCCTTAAACGAATCACTCGCGGGTAAGCCAAGCGAAGCGACCTACAGCAACAGTGACTTCGCCGACCAAAATAGTCGGGTCATTGACATCAGCGATATGACGCCGAATGCCAACAACCAGATTGTGTTGAACCTGTCGCCCGACGTTCTGAACGGCAATACACCGCTGACGATCAAGGGCTTGTCGCCTGACGCTGAGGGTACCACGGTTATCATCAATGTCGATACCGGTGGTCAAGCGGACTACGACGTTAATTCGCAGATCAAGCTGATTTACAGTGATGGTAGCGAACGGGATAACCAAGAAACCGAACACTTCGGGGACAACCACTTGCTGTGGAACTTCTACGACAGCACTGCCAGTGACAAGCAATACGGCGGGACCATCAACGTCAACGCGCCATTCCAAGGCAGCATGCTGGCACCGTCTGCCACGATTGTTGCTAACCAGAATATCGATGGGAACCTGATTGCCGATAAGGTTATCGTCAAGGCCGAAACCCACCGCTGGGACCTGCAAGGCAACGGCGATGAAGACATCGAGGAAGAGGAATTCGAAAAGCCAATCCATCCCGGTATCGACGTTGAAATGCCAAACATTGAAGAGCCCGATACGGAAGAGCCCGACACGGAGAACCCCGGAACTGAAGAGCCTGGAACCGAGGAACCTGATGGGGAACTACCTGACGAGGGTGGTGACGAGGACTTGACCTACGAGCATGAACACCCGGATTATGCTGAGGATGAAGAGACCGCAGACTTGTGGGATGATCTGATTGACGCCGAATCCGAGTCACCAGCCGCAGCGCACGCCGATGAACAAGCGCTGTTGAACCGGGTTGACCAAGCGATTACCAACGCCAAGGCGCAGGGCAATACCGCTTTGGTTGCCAAGTTAGAAGCTATCCGGAGCCGCATCTTAGGTGACTTGGGTGGCCTGCCACAGACTGGTGAAGCTCAGAATAACTGGGCACCGGCCGTGGGAGCAGCCCTCTTGGCTAGCCTATTGGGAACCTTGGGCGCGGTGAAGATTAAGAAACGCCGGAACTAA
- a CDS encoding SDR family NAD(P)-dependent oxidoreductase, which produces MVQQLSKKVAIVTGAGSGKGQAIAELFAKEGAQVVAADSNAEAVNAVVDGIATAGGTAIAAVTDVTKDADVTAMVQLAVDHFGHLDILVNNAGMLDKLAPADTLTNELWDRVMTVNTTSVMLATREALKQFTQQDAGVILNIASVEGDTSDRASAAYAASKHAVVGLTKNTAFMYQNAGIRTNAIAPGSKDTESPLGITVPTSPSGNKIAQTALFLCSDAASYVNGVVVPVKF; this is translated from the coding sequence GTGGTACAACAATTATCGAAAAAAGTTGCAATCGTCACGGGGGCCGGATCTGGTAAGGGCCAAGCCATCGCCGAACTGTTTGCCAAGGAAGGCGCCCAAGTCGTCGCCGCCGACAGTAATGCCGAGGCGGTAAATGCCGTAGTTGATGGCATCGCGACGGCCGGTGGGACGGCCATTGCCGCCGTGACCGACGTCACCAAGGACGCGGACGTCACGGCCATGGTTCAACTCGCAGTTGACCACTTCGGCCACCTCGACATTCTGGTCAACAATGCCGGCATGCTGGATAAATTGGCGCCCGCCGATACGTTAACCAATGAGCTGTGGGATCGCGTGATGACGGTCAATACGACCAGCGTCATGTTGGCCACGCGAGAAGCCCTCAAGCAGTTCACCCAACAGGATGCCGGCGTTATTCTCAACATCGCGTCCGTCGAAGGTGACACCAGCGACCGGGCCAGTGCGGCCTACGCGGCGTCCAAGCATGCCGTCGTTGGTTTGACCAAGAACACGGCCTTCATGTACCAGAACGCCGGAATTCGGACCAACGCCATCGCCCCCGGCAGTAAGGATACCGAGTCGCCGCTAGGCATTACGGTTCCAACCTCACCAAGTGGCAATAAGATCGCCCAGACAGCGCTGTTCCTGTGCTCCGATGCCGCCAGCTACGTCAACGGCGTGGTAGTTCCAGTAAAATTTTAA
- a CDS encoding SDR family oxidoreductase, whose protein sequence is MKLAQQRLAIVGGTSGFGAAVAAQALTQGARVHVIGYSQTHVDAAVTQLSQVSDTVAGTALDAQDGQQLTDFFARQGQFDHVLSFLGGAMGGGFLDNSVAAIRQAVEDKFFANLQLAQIAAKQLKPHGSLIFTSGAGGHPHDASGAIVGNQAINTMVAGLAVELAPDFRVNAVAPTWTPTGLWRHLTSEQVQQQAADFAQGVPLNRVATRDEVASAYLYLMQNDFVTGQVLHVDGGVDLA, encoded by the coding sequence ATGAAGTTAGCACAACAACGTTTGGCCATTGTCGGTGGGACATCTGGATTCGGTGCGGCGGTGGCGGCACAAGCCCTTACTCAGGGCGCCAGGGTTCACGTGATTGGCTACAGTCAGACCCACGTGGACGCCGCGGTGACGCAGCTTAGTCAAGTCAGCGATACGGTGGCTGGTACGGCGCTGGACGCCCAAGATGGTCAGCAACTCACCGACTTTTTCGCGCGGCAGGGCCAGTTCGACCATGTCCTGTCATTTCTCGGCGGGGCCATGGGTGGCGGCTTCTTAGACAACTCGGTAGCGGCAATTCGCCAAGCGGTTGAAGATAAATTCTTCGCCAATCTTCAGTTGGCCCAGATTGCAGCCAAGCAGCTGAAGCCCCATGGGTCGCTGATCTTTACGTCGGGTGCGGGTGGTCATCCCCACGATGCCTCCGGTGCCATCGTGGGCAATCAGGCGATTAATACGATGGTGGCCGGTCTGGCGGTCGAGCTGGCGCCAGATTTTCGGGTGAACGCGGTCGCCCCCACCTGGACACCCACCGGTCTCTGGCGGCATTTAACGTCCGAACAGGTCCAGCAACAAGCCGCTGACTTTGCGCAGGGTGTCCCGTTGAACCGGGTGGCCACGCGAGATGAGGTGGCCTCGGCCTACCTTTACCTGATGCAAAATGACTTTGTCACCGGACAAGTGCTACACGTGGATGGCGGCGTGGACTTGGCGTAG
- a CDS encoding SDR family oxidoreductase, which produces MKYVVTGATGHLGTQIVEALAQLVTPSTITLGVHTPAKATAFAQQGMTVLPLDYRQPATVTAVLDAADVVIYVPSKSHDSFSRVMEFENVLTAAKQARIGHLVVMGFIADQVNNPFDLSAFYAYVPRRLAASGLSYTILRNALYADPLVPYLPELIERHNVIYPMGDASLSFISLADSAAAFAKVAVNPALWRQPSYTLTQEHSYTMPALAEVLSQVSGQSIGYAPVTLSKFAELYNQGNEGHMLASMYDAGARGLLATVTDDYQTIMGHPAQSLPDFLTAQLASSN; this is translated from the coding sequence ATGAAATATGTCGTTACCGGAGCCACGGGTCATTTAGGAACCCAAATTGTTGAGGCCTTAGCCCAATTGGTGACACCGAGCACCATCACGCTGGGCGTTCACACGCCAGCCAAGGCTACGGCGTTTGCCCAGCAGGGGATGACCGTTCTGCCATTGGACTATCGTCAGCCGGCGACGGTGACGGCAGTGTTGGACGCGGCCGATGTCGTGATTTACGTCCCCAGCAAGAGCCATGACAGTTTTAGTCGGGTCATGGAGTTTGAAAATGTCCTGACTGCCGCGAAACAGGCGCGGATTGGCCATCTGGTGGTGATGGGATTTATTGCCGATCAGGTGAATAATCCGTTTGACCTATCGGCATTTTACGCCTACGTGCCGCGGCGTCTGGCGGCTAGTGGCTTGTCCTACACGATTTTACGCAATGCGTTGTATGCCGATCCATTGGTGCCTTACCTGCCAGAATTGATTGAACGGCACAACGTCATCTATCCGATGGGGGATGCCTCGCTCAGCTTCATTAGCTTAGCAGATAGTGCGGCAGCCTTTGCTAAAGTTGCGGTGAACCCGGCACTGTGGCGGCAACCCAGCTACACGTTGACCCAAGAGCACTCCTACACGATGCCAGCGCTGGCTGAGGTCTTGAGTCAGGTGTCCGGTCAGTCGATCGGGTATGCCCCGGTCACACTGAGCAAATTCGCTGAGCTGTATAACCAGGGCAATGAGGGCCACATGCTGGCGTCCATGTATGATGCCGGTGCGCGGGGATTATTGGCCACCGTGACGGACGATTACCAGACGATCATGGGCCATCCCGCCCAGAGTCTCCCAGACTTCTTGACCGCGCAACTGGCCAGTTCAAACTAG